The stretch of DNA TACCGGAACGGCGAAGGAAGCATGCTTGTTATGAGCCGATCCTGCTCTGCCGCCTCCTGCAGTCCGAGCTGGTCGATCATATATTGGAACGACTTATCTACAGACAGTGTCGCCGAGGTCATCACAACACTCTTTTTCTTGTCAAAAAAATAGGCCTTCAGCTGTTCGCTCACTTCAATCGGCACGGCATACAGCTGGAGAGACTTGCTGCGATAATGACCGTTGCCTTCAAGCCAATACACCGTATCCTCGCTGTCCAGCTTCATGAAAAAGCGCAGTGTATCTCTTAGCGCTCCCAAGTCTTTGAACAAGCCCCCCAGGTCGGTCAGGAGACCTTCAGAGCCATAATCCTCTTGTTCATCCTTAATTTCAGACAGCATTCGCTCTCCCTTGCGGACAACCTCGCTGATGGAGATATGGATTTGATTCTCCAATACCTGCAGCTGATCCCAGTTCTTCGGCTTCTTCATCGGAAGGAGCCGCTGCACGAACTGCCCAGGCTCACCTGGCGCAGCATCACTGCGTTCAGGCATCAGCCCGAACAGAAGGTCACTCAAGCGGTCCCAGCTCTCCTTCACCTCAATTAGAGGAGGATACAAGGTGTCAATCACGCTGCTCCATTCAAGGGCCTTCTCCGTGCCTGTGCTTTGCAGCTGCATGCGCAGGTTCGGAAGCTGGCCTGTCCGGCTGTCCTTATAAAGGCGGGTCAGCGTGTGAATGATCGTGAAATATTTCATATGCAGTCCGAGATGCTTGCCAGCAACATCTTCAAGATGGTGGGCTTCATCGATCACGAGGCGTTCGTAGCTTGGAAGGAGCTGATGTCCGGCCTGGATATCGGTGAACAGCTTGGAATGGTTCGTAATGACGACATCCGACACTCCAGCTTCATGCTTGGCACGATGGTAGAAGCATTTGCGGAACCATGGGCATGAGCGCCCAAGACAGGAATCTGATTCACTGGCCACCGATTCCCAAAAGTCTCCGCCGCGGCCCAGATTCAGCTCTTCGTCATCACCGTTCTGTGTTTGGGTTAACCATACGATCATTTGCCCGGCCGTGATTGCTTCTTCCTTAGGATTGGCAAAATCCCGCCTATTGATCTTATGCTCGAATTTCCGCAGACACAAATAATGCTGACGCCCCTTGAAAACCGCAGCGCGGAAAGGGAATGGAACCGTTTCGGTCAGCAGCGGCAGATCCCGCTCCCGCAGCTGTTCTTGAAGGTTGATCGTATGCGTGCTGACCATGACCTTCTCACCGGTCTTCACAGCAGAATAAATCGCGGGAAGAAGGTAACCGAGCGATTTGCCGGTGCCCGTTCCCGCCTCCACCAGAAGATGCTTGTCTTCTTCAAAAGCCTTCATCACTTCATGAAGCATCAAATTCTGAGCGTCCCGCTCTTCGTAATTTGTCAGCTTCTCCCGCAGACGCTCTCTGACGAGCTCCAGAAAACCGTCAAAGGATACACCTTCCAGCGGGTTCTTCTCCTCATTCATCCGTGCGGGAAGAATATCCATCCAATCTTCAGCTTGGAGCGCAAACTGGCGGTAATACGTAAAGCCATCGCTGTCCGTAGTTTGCAGCGCCTCGCTTTCTCTTTGCTGCACTAACGCATCAAAAAACCAGCCCAAATCACTGTCCTCACCTGCAAATAAATCAGACAGCCTTTGAAGGGTAATCAGCGGCAGCGCTTCAAGCTCCTCCAAACACTTCAGGAAAATAAGTGCCGTTGCAAGCGCATCGCTGTCGGCCTGGTGCGGCCGATCATGCTCCAGACCAAACTCTGCACTTACGAGGCCTAGCTGATAGGACGTAAGGGATGGAAAGCAGATTTTCAGAAAATCCATGGTGTCGAGTATGCGTCCGGTAAAGGGGAGATACCCTGACTGATCGAGCGCATTTTGTAAAAAGTTAAAATCAAATGCTACGTTATGCCCAACCAATACAACATCGTCCAGCATGGGCACAACTTCCATCATCACCTCTTCGATTCCTGGCGCCTGGGCGACGTCCTCGTCGGTAATTCCAGTAAGTCCGGTAATGAAGGGCGGGATGGGCATCCCCGGGTTGACGTAAGAACCGTAAACCTGGGTTACCTGTAAGTCATGATCTATGATGGCAAGCCCCACTTGTATAATTTTATCAGAGGACTGGTTACCCGTCGTTTCAAAATCGAGTACGGCATATTTCATTGTTATTCAGAATCCCTTTCGTTCCAGTCTGTCTTTAAGCATAACAAAAAAATGGCCGTTTGAAAATTGAAGCCAAAAAAAGCAATGCGTTCCTGACGCTCACGGGGCGCCAGGAACGCATCACAGATGGTTCGCCTGTTAAATCAAGGAGGCAAGCTCGCTCTCAAACCGGTAGATCCCCTGATCTGTAAGGCACGCTTCCAGATTGTGCAGTGGCTCGGGAAGCGAAGGATCCAGGCGATACGCCGTCATAAACATAGCCTTCGCCAGATCGGTACGGCCTCCCATAGCTTCTATACAGCCTAGTGCATTACAGCAGATAGATCGGATCCGCTTGTTTGGGGTGGTCTGAAGCACTTCTTCAAAGTGCCCGGCAGCCTCAAGAAATTCGGCTAGATTCAATAAGGACATGGCCAGATACAGACGGGCCAGTACACTGGAGGGATAACGCTGCACGGCTTCTTCGAACTGCTTAACCGCGTCTGTGAACATCTGGAGCTGATAATAGCCCTGCCCTTTAACAAAGGCAGTGCTATCCAATTCCGCGGCTTGAAGATCGGAAGCAGCTTCTTCAGGTTTCCACTTCTGCTGAATCTCCCCCATTTTTTCTTCCAGGGTAAGCCATTCCTCAATGATCCCGTCACTCATATGCTTCAGCAGCCGCCACTTCCGGCTCAGCTCCTGCTTTTGATGACCTTCTGCAGCCGGATAATTTAAGGCGATTTCATCAAGTATTTCGTTCATTTCGGCAAATACATGCTGAAACATCATCTCCACCTCACCTAAACGAAAATGAAATCAGTGCAAAGCATAGGTTCATTTTTTGTTTAGGAGGGGGTTTTCATTCTCGGCTCCAGTTATTGCATAACGTGCAGCCAGGCCCTGTCTGGTAAGTCAAATAACTTTAAAAATTAACGAACTGTCGCGTGTATTTCCTGATGGCTTTTCTCTACGGGCTGATTCCGATCATCCACATAAACCACGGTTGGTTTATAGCCCTTTATCTCTTCAGATGACATTTGAGCATAAGATATAATAATGACTACATCCCCAGGCTGCACCAGTCTGGCTGCGGCACCGTTCAGGCAAATCACTCCGCTTCCCCGAGGGCCTGGAATTACGTAGGTTTCCAAGCGGGCGCCATTGTTATTGTTGACGATCTGCACTTTTTCATTTTCCAGCAAATCGGCGGATTCCATTAAATCTTCGTCTATGGTAATGCTGCCAACATAATTTAAATTCGCTTCAGTTACGGTCGCCCGGTGAATCTTGGACTTCATCATTGTTCTATACATGAACAGGCACCTCATTAGAATGTAATAATATATTATCAATTAACCGCGTTCCCCCGAATTTCACAGCAAGTGCCAGCAAGATGGGCTGTGTGAGTTCTTGAATTGCTGTGTTCTCTGCCAGTGGCTCCAGCGAAGGGAAGGATACAATTTCAATATAATCGATCTCGGCCAGCGGTTGGGCTGCAATCAAATCGTGCATACGTCTGCGGATTTCACGGGGTGTTATGGATTCCCCCGAATCGTACCACTTGCGGGCTTCAAATAGCGATCTCGAGAGGACCAGCGCTTCTTCCCGCTGCTCGGCTGTAAGATACACATTCCGTGAGCTGAGCGCAAGTCCGTCAGCTTCTCTTACGATCGGACATGGGACAAGCTCCACATCCATATTGAGGTCCCTAACCATTTGGCTTAGCACGGCCAGCTGCTGCGCATCCTTAAGGCCGAAGTACGCCCTGTCGGGAGAAGCGAGATGAAGCAGCTTGGAAACCACGGTCGTCACCCCATCAAAATGTCCCGGTCTAGCAGCCCCACATAAGCCAGTGGTCAGCTCAGCAACCTGAACTTTAGTCTTCGTTGGCGTAGGATACATATCCTGAGTTCCCGGAGCAAAAATAATATCCACGCCTTCGCGTTTCGCCAAGGCCTGGTCCCGCTCCAAGTCGCGGGGATACCGGTCCAAATCTTCATTCGGTCCGAATTGAATGGGATTCACAAAGATGCTTAGTACAACCAGGTCATTCTCTTCTCTAGCTTTGCGCAGCAGGCTTGCATGACCTTCATGCAGATAGCCCATGGTCGGAACGAGGCCCACCTTCAGCTCTTTGCCCTCTCTTGCGGCCTTAAACCGCTCCTCCTTGATCGCAGAACGCAGTTCTGCTGGATTACTCATCTGAATCATGATGGGTCCCCTTCTTTCTCTTTCTTGGCACCATACAGCGCTTCAATAACGGCTTCCTCGGCCGTGAATACATTCTCCTGGGCCGGGAATGCTCCGGTCTTAACTTCCTGTACATAGGCAGATATGCCGCTCTTAATAAGCGAACCAATGTCGGCATAGGTCTTCACAAATCTCTTCTCA from Paenibacillus sp. CAA11 encodes:
- the dinG gene encoding ATP-dependent DNA helicase DinG, translated to MKYAVLDFETTGNQSSDKIIQVGLAIIDHDLQVTQVYGSYVNPGMPIPPFITGLTGITDEDVAQAPGIEEVMMEVVPMLDDVVLVGHNVAFDFNFLQNALDQSGYLPFTGRILDTMDFLKICFPSLTSYQLGLVSAEFGLEHDRPHQADSDALATALIFLKCLEELEALPLITLQRLSDLFAGEDSDLGWFFDALVQQRESEALQTTDSDGFTYYRQFALQAEDWMDILPARMNEEKNPLEGVSFDGFLELVRERLREKLTNYEERDAQNLMLHEVMKAFEEDKHLLVEAGTGTGKSLGYLLPAIYSAVKTGEKVMVSTHTINLQEQLRERDLPLLTETVPFPFRAAVFKGRQHYLCLRKFEHKINRRDFANPKEEAITAGQMIVWLTQTQNGDDEELNLGRGGDFWESVASESDSCLGRSCPWFRKCFYHRAKHEAGVSDVVITNHSKLFTDIQAGHQLLPSYERLVIDEAHHLEDVAGKHLGLHMKYFTIIHTLTRLYKDSRTGQLPNLRMQLQSTGTEKALEWSSVIDTLYPPLIEVKESWDRLSDLLFGLMPERSDAAPGEPGQFVQRLLPMKKPKNWDQLQVLENQIHISISEVVRKGERMLSEIKDEQEDYGSEGLLTDLGGLFKDLGALRDTLRFFMKLDSEDTVYWLEGNGHYRSKSLQLYAVPIEVSEQLKAYFFDKKKSVVMTSATLSVDKSFQYMIDQLGLQEAAEQDRLITSMLPSPFRYREQALLVIPRDFPSVKGSVGDEHFIQTLAGSLADSAIATQGRMLVLFTSYRMLRQVYDPLKERLSAHGISVIGQGVDSGSRTKLTRRFQSKEASVLLGTSSFWEGVDIPGEALTSLAIVRLPFQPPNHPLVEAKSERLQQQKKNPFMKLSVPQAVIRFKQGFGRLVRSSKDRGIVIVYDTRILESYYGKYFLYSLPGPKMEHMPMSQMVSRISDWLDSAE
- a CDS encoding tetratricopeptide repeat protein; this encodes MMFQHVFAEMNEILDEIALNYPAAEGHQKQELSRKWRLLKHMSDGIIEEWLTLEEKMGEIQQKWKPEEAASDLQAAELDSTAFVKGQGYYQLQMFTDAVKQFEEAVQRYPSSVLARLYLAMSLLNLAEFLEAAGHFEEVLQTTPNKRIRSICCNALGCIEAMGGRTDLAKAMFMTAYRLDPSLPEPLHNLEACLTDQGIYRFESELASLI
- the panD gene encoding aspartate 1-decarboxylase, producing the protein MYRTMMKSKIHRATVTEANLNYVGSITIDEDLMESADLLENEKVQIVNNNNGARLETYVIPGPRGSGVICLNGAAARLVQPGDVVIIISYAQMSSEEIKGYKPTVVYVDDRNQPVEKSHQEIHATVR
- the panC gene encoding pantoate--beta-alanine ligase yields the protein MIQMSNPAELRSAIKEERFKAAREGKELKVGLVPTMGYLHEGHASLLRKAREENDLVVLSIFVNPIQFGPNEDLDRYPRDLERDQALAKREGVDIIFAPGTQDMYPTPTKTKVQVAELTTGLCGAARPGHFDGVTTVVSKLLHLASPDRAYFGLKDAQQLAVLSQMVRDLNMDVELVPCPIVREADGLALSSRNVYLTAEQREEALVLSRSLFEARKWYDSGESITPREIRRRMHDLIAAQPLAEIDYIEIVSFPSLEPLAENTAIQELTQPILLALAVKFGGTRLIDNILLHSNEVPVHV